The Sagittula stellata E-37 sequence CTGGGGCTGGACGTGATCTGTGTCGATGTGCCCTGGGGCGCGGGTGTGCCGTGGAAGGAATACGGGCGTATCCTCGGCGCCGACAAGGACGACGAGATCAAGGCGGTCTTCGTCACCCACAACGAGACGGCGGCGGGCGTGGTCAGCGACGTGGCCGCGGTGCGCCGGGTGATGGACGAATGCTTCCATGATGCGCTGCTGTTCGTGGACGGGGTGTCCTCGGTCGCCTCGGTCGATTTCCGGATGGACGAATGGGGCGTCGACCTTGCCGTGACGGGTTCCCAGAAGGGGCTGATGATGCCTGCGGGCCTCGGCATCCTCGGTGTCAGCCAGAAGGCCATGGCGGTGTCTAAGACCGCGCGGATGCGCCGGGCCTACTTCGACTTCGAGGACATGGTGAACATCAACCGCAGCGGCTATTTCCCGTACACTCCCCCGACCCCGCTCCTGCATGGCCTGCGCGCTTCGCTCGACCTTTTGGAGCGGGAAGGGCTGGAGAACGTCTTTGCCCGCCACGCGCGGCTTGCCGAGGGCGTGCGCCGGGGTGTGAAGGCCATGGGGCTGGACCTGGTGGCGGAGCATCCGTCGCTGATGTCCGACACGGTCAGCGCGATCCGTGTGCCGCCGGAGGTGGACGCACGCGAGGTGCTGCGCATCGCCTACGAGGAACTGAACGCCTCTTTCGGGTCTGGCCTGGCGCGGCTGGCGGGCAAGGTGTTCCGCATCGGCCACCTCGGCAGCTTCAACGAGGGTATGGCGCTGACGGCGCTTGGCCTGGCGGAGCTGGCGCTGGTCAAGGCGGGCGCGAAGGTGCCGCTGGGCGCCGGGGTGGCCGCCGCCTCGTCTTATTTCGCCGAAGGCGCGCAGAGCGGCC is a genomic window containing:
- a CDS encoding pyridoxal-phosphate-dependent aminotransferase family protein, with the translated sequence MQSGYTHLFIPGPTNVPEVVRQAMNVPQQDMRAPDFAEFTLPLFEGLKRVFKTTNGEVMMFPGSGTGAWEAAITNTLNPGDKVLMSRYGQFSHLWVKMAEMLGLDVICVDVPWGAGVPWKEYGRILGADKDDEIKAVFVTHNETAAGVVSDVAAVRRVMDECFHDALLFVDGVSSVASVDFRMDEWGVDLAVTGSQKGLMMPAGLGILGVSQKAMAVSKTARMRRAYFDFEDMVNINRSGYFPYTPPTPLLHGLRASLDLLEREGLENVFARHARLAEGVRRGVKAMGLDLVAEHPSLMSDTVSAIRVPPEVDAREVLRIAYEELNASFGSGLARLAGKVFRIGHLGSFNEGMALTALGLAELALVKAGAKVPLGAGVAAASSYFAEGAQSGLRLAAE